The Danio aesculapii unplaced genomic scaffold, fDanAes4.1, whole genome shotgun sequence genome segment aatgaaagaaagaaattctgtcacttgctgttggtagcaatttaatatgagttctaacagataaacaatacaacaaacaaacaaaaaatgaataaatacataaagtatATGAATAGATTATaggcaattataaaaatcaaccattactctaaaccattcaaattatgcatttatgcaaacaaacaagctctacacttttacgttttatttctatacttttttatttcatttattaaaatgtcaatgcagctattttaattcaactcccatctgtttggttggatgcaaaattaaaaaaaaactgcaagaccTGTCTGTGAGGTGGACACATGTTGAAtgtatgtctgtgcattttaTGAGTTCAACAGAGTCCATCCctcattcttttaaaatgtttgttgctgttatccctgattctctgtctttttgacctgagccttattctgtgtccattgcctttttgtggcagctggaactggtgcctcttcgtttaagtacactttttattctatttttatcctttaaaaaaagcaggttagggttattgttaGTTGGATTGcataatgtgttttctgcagtgttaaagtaaatttaattagtaaattattataaacattttaaataaaataagatataaatgcaaaatttaaaTTAGAGAATACATTGCTGCCAATAATGTTTAGGTCTATTTTATAaacgtataataattacaatattttaagttaataatgactactactaatatgtgtgtgtattatttggcAAATGGACTtggttaaaaatgaaaacaaacattctttataaaaatacttttttctttaagaaaataaattcttTGTGGAATACGtgtgttttaataaatctgctttacaGGTTCATACAGAGTCTTTCACGCTTAAAAAGACGCTCGTTTTCGCCACCTACTGGCGTAACAATGTAGTTTACATTCTCCGGTAAAATGAATCGTCAGTCAACTGTCACCAACCGTCTTCTGAAGGTAAAGTACTTTTCTTAAGTTATTTTATCGTTAAAATGCTATAATTACTGATCTATTTTAACGTTAAATCAGTAAATTGCTTTGTAAcaccaaaacaaatgctttttttcccttttaaagcCGAGATCACGTTAACAATACTAGTATTTCGCTAACGTAATATACCCAGGCCTACTACCGCCGGCGcctatatcaaaacttaatttaaaaaatggctatattaattatatttttataatttactgCTTATAATTGATGCTAATGTCGTTTTTTGTTACCTCAGAAATCATTTTGATCGCCGGTCGGACAGCAAACTACCTGTTGGCAGGTTGACATAaggtaaaactgttgtcatggatACAGTCAGTTGAAGCCACcagataaatgaatgatatatatttgtgtgtatatatgtttgtgtgtgtgtgggtttgtctgtctgtctgtctatatatatatatatatatatatctatctatctatcttagaaAGTGGGTCCTAGTGGAATGAAGGGAACGACCTGACATTGTTCCTAAAAAGAACCTACTGAAAAATAACTTTAAACCTGGAGATGTTGTGGATGTTGCCGATGAGGATTAAAGTTCACCAGCCACAGTTTTAGACCTTTTCTGAGGTATTTGTAAAGGTTTTTATGTGTtgttaagaaatctgtgtttttgaaactaatgaagacagcagaagtcaataatttattgtaattatttagcctgacatgtttactgttacaaaatattttaaatctttcctaaaataaaatatattgtgttaaagttgttttttttactctgatatttaaaaataatttattttagagcagtaatcacaatatcgtgatatttttatccaaagttatcacaccacaagaaacttataccggcccataatCATGATTGAAGATATGTATTTTCaactttttaagtattttttaagtatttaagtattCTCTTTAGACAACAAAGAAACTCTCAGGAGGAGGATGTTCAGGAGAGGGGAATTTACAGACACAGCACAGAAGAAATTTCCAGATGTACCAATAAAAGTTATCAGGGCAGCACTtggaaaaattaaatgatgagcACAAGTTACGAGTAAGGTAAtaatttgtacacacacacacacacgcacgcacacacacacgcacacacacacgcacacacacacacacacacttatcacaTTTGTGaattggagagtacaacaaatattttttttcacaattctatttgctgaaataataaaaggaaaaccccaggatggtgttatcaagacttacagaaaaaggaaaataaaatagtcagactgataatggcagcctGAAGAGGGAATGATGTCAGATCTACGATCCTGTCCCCATAGACACATTAAATACTCCTCGCATAAGCgatcatttgttttttgtaatttgacgcaaagattatattatacataaatacatataaatgtacatacatttaaaaaatctaaatattaaaaactttaaggtATTTAGGATgttgatgaccgttaaacacatcataacagttttgtgaaaagagtgcattggttgtttatgggTTCATAGCTTTAatgctttttatactgtacagactgcatTCTCCCCTACACCAACTATaccacttactttctttacttttttttaggGAAATGGAGTAAATGCAGCCTGCTGTGAATTGGATTCTGCTTTGGTtttctacttttttctttttttctctctctttttttttttttttttacaattttaataaaaaattgtgaaaatacaTTGTTTCATTGTGAAATTTCATATCTGTCCTGCACGATAATCCTGCtggaactgtatattttaataaacctGTAGGATTGTAATTCCTGCAGGAATAATCCCTGCATAAATTTCCTGCAGGTATTCCTAcaggaaaatgagctgaaaatccTGTAGGAAATCTGCATAATATTCCTGCAGGATTCCTGCGGGGTTTTTTTGTAAGGGCTTTTCCAGTAAACtcaatcaaatttatttttaattaataatactttttccatttaatttttagttttgagAGGAGTTTTGTTGTAATAATTACTATTATGCAGTAATTGACACCCATTTTCTTACTATTGAAAACAATAGAAGTTATTGTGTGAGTCccaacgccccagtatagtgaaggggacgctatacggTAAGTGAGCgcagtcttttggatgagacgttaaaccgagatcctgactctccTGTGACTCTCATGGCACTTCtgataaccctgctgaaaaatccagcttaaatcagcctaggctggttacctggtcgaccagcctggttttagaggggttttgcccatttccaggctggtttccagctatttccagcctggttttagctggtcaggcttggctcccagccaaaaccagctctgtccagcttaaaccaggctggtcaagctggttttagctggatttagctggtaattttccagcctgaccagctaagaccaggatggaaatggatggaaaccagcctgaaaacggccaaaacccctctaaaaccaggctggtcaaccagctaaaaccagcctaggctggttgaagcTAGATTTTTTTAGCAGGGAAAGAGTacgggtgtaaccccggtgtcctggccgaATTCTCTCTTtcggcccttaaccatcatggccgcccaatcatccccatccaccgaattggctctatcactgtctctccactccccctatagctggtgtacTGGCGCTGTTCTCCTGTGGCTGCTgccgcatcatccaagtggacgCTGGTGGTGGGGTGTGGAGAGACCGCCCCCCAACCCCGCTCCCCCCCCATTGATAGTAAAGCACAATCAGCCAATACACgataaaatgcgctatataaatacacacattacattacaatacatacTTTACTACTTTAGTTTAGgccacaattcatgctattaactactggcttatacCTGCCCATTATTAAGATACTAACCGTTCATTAggagtatgatcttattctgcatccctaatcctcaAAACCTtccaccttactaactattaataaacagctaattagtggtttattaagctagtaatgttagttaatggtttgcttatatcgtgaattgtgacctaaactataGTGTTACCAATATAACTCTATATAAAAGCCAAACAATATGCTTTTTTTGAACTggaactgatgatcaacagtaaaaatgagcCCATTTTTCCAACGGGGAAAgtcagcaacaatcaagaatgcatgattatgtgctgtcatgcctttgcaatcaataaatgtccttataatggaagtcaatggggcagaaAGTAGGGGCAGGGTAGTCAATTTAAACAATAATCGACACAATTTTAATTGAAACACACTCTTCTGATGCTGGATTAGACGTGCAGCAGATGTTCAACCTGCTGCATTAATGACTTACGCTAAAAATAACCAGTCTTTGggtgtgatttattatttatgaccgtgtgtgtgtgtgtaataatgacatcaaatgtgCTCCACCCACAGAGCTGTCTTTAATTAGCTGAGCCCATCAGACATGCGGAGATCAAACTGGAAGAACAAACAGCTGTCAGCCCTTCAGAACACAGCTGGAAACTATATCTATATTTAATTTCAGCATCATTTATCTGTGCACCTGAGCGAGATCATATCAATACACTGCTAACagtatttaaaggggtggtcctcaGTGTATTTtcaaggcttggttgtgttaataagatgcaaagcagTGTGTTCTCGTGCTTCACTTGTAAaacatcatgttattttttccatttaccttactttgattatatacagctactcagctaacacgaaaaccactgtcatatttcctagttcctccaaaagacccgccctcaagaggctctgattggtcagctaacataatgtgctgtgattcgtggattaGCTTCAAGTCAATACGtcgtgtaaatactgtcagtgagAGTAGCTGTTTATTCGTCTATTCTGCTTAtgccaaatgccaactgacccagctgggacccgaaccagcgaccttcttgctgtgaggccacagtgctaaccactgagccaccatgccacctgatATGAATATTATCAaatcaattttaatttttgaacgagatgctaatggtttaatctgattcaatgatttatgctaagctaagctaggcTAAACGTGCTCCAGCCATCCTCTGAATACATAAAAAAAGGTCAAACTCAACAATTTAACTGTagaggagctgtaaaatgagcgtTATGTCTCTCAGTGCAGTAAAATCCTCATCAGTGCGCTAATCATCAGTATGGTCCAGGTGTAGACAGGCATGTTTTGGGCAGAGTTTCCCTGAGTCAGTGGATGTGTCTGGATTGTCTGGTTTTGCAGTAATAGCGCAGTGTTGCTGATTTTCCCCAATGCATGCGGCATAGGCCATGGCGTGTGGGATGTAGTTCTGCTCATAAACGCCTTGGAAGAGATGCGCCATGGGCCCGCGGGCGAACACCGCCACATCCTCACCCCCGTGGGTCTCCGAGTCTAGCGGGACGGCCGACTGCTGGATATAATCCTTATCGGCTGACAAACATACAGAACAACAGTAAATACCAGGGGTATAAATCTGCTGTGCCCCCGTAAAAACATTGAGCTACAATTTAATTAACATAAAGGGTAAATAAGGGTATTAATTATTAGTGGTAATGCCAGCACTGCAAAGTGTTTTCTTGCTTGaattgttgtcttgtttctagtttcaATAAATCAAAAAGTATTTCTGTAGATGagcaaaacatatataaataataaatctaaactAAGTGAGTTTTGCTGTAACCTCTTAAGGCCAAAGGtgcttttttacatgcatttttcatttctctttgctatatgggcttattagaacctaattagaataaaaacctaagtatcatcttttgatatgatgcacttttagagaaaaatgatgtccatatgtgtggactcgtggtctgaatttacatataACACTGTTCCCtgagtttttttaatgcatatttaacatagaatttttttttttacttgctttgactttCAGAGAGTAAAactatttttcccccattttgtaCAGTAAAAAATAGTGTCTGGGACATTTCatttgctgcaaaacagttgcagaatgacactgtatgtctgtaacgaattataaaacatataaagtattttaaatagccacttacgAGCTAAAATACCCTAGGAGCCCTAGGGGgttaataagcaaaataatcaacccaggctcattctgaaaacgtagtcccgtggacgtttctggagactgcgaattatgtagccatagGTACGtatagggcaggggtcaccaaacttgttcctggagggccggtgttctgcagattttagctccaactctaatcaaacacacctgaacaagctaatcaaggtcttactaggtatacttgaaacacccaggcaggtgttttgaggcaagttggagctaaaccctggagggacaccagccctccaggaccgagattggtgacccctggtatagggTATATGACGAACGTCACGTGACCAAACCGGATCCCTGGGTGGAACACTTCTGCTCATCGCTAGTTCATATGCGCCATCGGTTTGTTGTTGACAGTAGTGAGTAGTAAGTAGTGTTTTATACGttatataatagggtatatgtgcAACTTTAGCGTTCCAGTCAACCTGGATAGAACAAGGGACTCTCAGGACAACTAAAAGACTTAGTCATGATCACAGATTCTTATTTTAAGCCAGAAcggcttaaaaacaaacaaatatacaaaaaaaaacagtttctgAACTTGAACAAACACCATCCATAACGTTACTCTCAGGCTGTGTGGCGTCTCGGACTTCTTCATAGACCTGTGACAGACCTGTgttaataagatgcaaagcagTGTGTTCTCGTGCTTCACTTGTAAAacatcatgttatttttttttatataccttactttgattatatacagctactcggctaacacgaaaaccactgtcatatttcctagttccttcaaaagacccgccctcaagaggctctgattggtcagctaacataatgtgctgtgattcgtggattaGCTTCACGTCAATACGtcgtgtaaatactgtcagtgagAGTAGCTGTTTAGAGTAAGTTTATTCATCTATTCTGGTTATGACAGCTGACTGGTTATGccaaatgccagctgacccagctgggactcgaaccaatgaacTTCAATGGTGTCTCGGACTTCTTCATAGACCTGTGACAGGTTGCCCTAATGCTGACCAGTCAACCTGTCTTTATTTGATACTGGTGCAAAAATTCACAATGTGTTAATGTGAATATGTAGATCCATACGGCAGACTAAGTAACGTTATAGCGTTAGCTAGTTAACGTAGAGACATTGTACAGCATTTCAATTCCGCTGGCTTACATACCTTCATAATCCATTATGTATGATGAAACATACAATTTAAATCCTTTGTCCAATTTGGTGGCCGGACATTTAGATGATAATGAGCATATCCGGTGGACATCTCTGATGCTTAACTTTAGTAGTTCCTGGAGGCTTCTTGTATAAAACAACGCCATATTAGCGGAgagtgaaaaagtgttttatctAGGTTGACTGGAACGCTAAAGTTGCGCATATACTCTATTATATAACGTATAAAACACTACTGTCAATAACAAACCGATGGCGCAAATGAACTGGCGATGAGCGGAAGTGTTCTACCCAGGGATCCGGTTTGGTCACGTGACGttcgacatataccctattactgcatttaattatttaagcgaacgctgcggggtggtatgacaccgcTCCTTTACGCGCTTAtcggctgactgcttacctccgtgtggaaggctttcccgctgcaaccagtttgttcgattagctcgtcgtgtacgttggcggacttgagacgcagagaggagctgaccacgacatCCGGGTTCGAGTCcgaggaagagcggttccagaaatcaggtaagataaaaacagaatccaaaaaatgaagtgaacaagttcataacagggtgagaatgtggtaaaatctggaaacttggtaaaaatcagacgagggcttttctttttctggacggcttttgtaaattgttgcttgggtttagggaagtaagtgagCGGGCAGGTCAATTggtaaaactggttgggtttagggaaggaggagggtgggtcagccgattggccagtcgcccagtcaatcattcagtcagtcggtcagacagacagacagtcgttcgacagcgccctctggtgggtttacacgagaacagcgtgGGATGCGAACGGCACTCGGCGAGAGAC includes the following:
- the LOC130220428 gene encoding alkaline phosphatase, tissue-nonspecific isozyme-like — its product is MYGNGPGHKITNNKRPDIRKVDTADKDYIQQSAVPLDSETHGGEDVAVFARGPMAHLFQGVYEQNYIPHAMAYAACIGENQQHCAITAKPDNPDTSTDSGKLCPKHACLHLDHTDD